TATTAAAGGAGACAAGGTGGTCGGAAATTTTTACGTTGCCTTCGATCGGGAATATAAAGATCAGGTTGCTGAATTAATGGCCGAAGGGCATAGTGAAGACGATGCCAAAAAGAAAGCGCCAATCCTTATGGAAGCCCAGCAGATGCTTCTTGACTGGGAAGCCGGCAAACCGGAAGTGCTGGCCCTTTGGGAGGAAATGAATCAATGGGTGTATGCCGGTTTTGCGCAGACCTACGAGCGGCTCGGCGTGTCGTTTGATAAAAATTACTACGAGAGCAATACGTATTTGTTAGGTAAGGAAGTCGTACAGTTTGGCCTGGCCAAAGGCATTTTTGAACAAGATCCGGATGGCTCTGTCTGGATTGACCTTACAGATGAAGGCCTTGACCGTAAAATTGTGTTGCGTGCTGACGGCACCGCCGTGTATATGACCCAGGATATCGGTACGGCCATCCAGCGGGTAAAGGATTTTCCTGATGTGGGTGGCATGGTATATACCGTCGGGAACGAGCAGGATTACCACTTTAAGGTATTGTTCCTGATCCTGAAAAAGCTCGGGTTTGACTGGGCTGAATCGCTTTATCATTTGTCTTACGGCATGGTTGACCTGCCTTCAGGAAAGATGAAAAGCCGAGAAGGGACCGTGGTCGACGCTGACGACCTGATTTCCGAAATGGTTGATACTGCCGCAAAAATTTCTGACGAACTCGGCAAGCTCGACGGGTATTCCGATGACGAAAAGAAACGCCTGCACGAAATGATTGGTCTGGGCGCATTAAAATATTATATCTTAAAGGTAGACCCGAAAAAACGCATTCTGTTCAATCCTGAGGAATCGGTTGATTTTGCAGGCAATACCGGGCCGTTTATCCAATATACTTACGCGCGCATCCAATCTATTATCAGGAAAGCCGCATTCGATTTTTCCGCCGATGTCGAGATCCCTGTTCTGGATCCGAAAGAGAAGGAACTGATCAAGCTGTTGCAGCAGTTCCCTGAAGTGATCCGGAATGCCGCCGAGACGCACAGTCCCGCGCTTATTGCCAACTATACCTATGAACTCGTAAAGGAATACAACTCTTTCTACCAGACTGTCCCGATTTTAGGTACTGATGACCTTTTACAAAAAACATTCCGTGTGCAACTGTCCGGAAAGGTGGCCGATACTATCGCAGCGGCTTTTGCGTTGCTTGGAATACAGGTGCCCGAGCGCATGTAATCAATTGTAATCCCGTGTTGAGTGAATCCTAAATCGTATTTTTTCCGTTCGTTCCTGATCGTACTGTTGTCAGCCATATTCTTTCTGGGTGTCAAACGAATCCTGCCCAAACGGATTTTTTCGGAAAAGCCCGGCGATGTGCAGCACGTGCTCATCGACAGTATGCTCATCGACGCGTTTGAGGCTGAAACTGATTCATCGCGCGCAGACATTGGCGATACACTGGCCAACCAGCCCGTTACGTATTACGAAACCAACGGCATCAAATTCCCGGAGGAATCATACGAAGATTACAAAGGCCACCAATACCTCGTGCCTTTTTATGAAAAACTATACCAGCTTGAGACGGCGCAAAACGGGAATGTCCGTATCGCCTATTTTGGCGACTCTATGACCGATGGCGATATGATTGTCCAGGATTTGCGCAATAATTTCCAGAACCGATACGGTGGAAAAGGTGTTGGTTTTGTAGCGATCACTTCGGAATCTGCGGGTTCGAGGAGTTCAATAGTGCACGAATTTTCTGCCAACTGGAAAATGCAGTCTTACCTCAATGTCAAGCATCCGCTGCGTCCGTTCGGGGTCAACGGGCATGTGTTTTTTGCCAATGATACGCTAAAGCCGGCCTGGGTGAA
The nucleotide sequence above comes from Flavobacterium magnum. Encoded proteins:
- the argS gene encoding arginine--tRNA ligase; the protein is MDLQQILTVKIKDAIRILFDVTIDKIEFQATRKDFEGDVTLVLFPLLKQLKSGLPYLGNEIGTFLVENTNLVTRFNVVSGFLNLVVADTYYNSYFNDIRKNADFGFVTPPQDADAVMVEYSSPNTNKPLHLGHVRNILLGASVAEILKASGKNVYKTQIINDRGIHICKSMVAWQQFGKGQTPESTGIKGDKVVGNFYVAFDREYKDQVAELMAEGHSEDDAKKKAPILMEAQQMLLDWEAGKPEVLALWEEMNQWVYAGFAQTYERLGVSFDKNYYESNTYLLGKEVVQFGLAKGIFEQDPDGSVWIDLTDEGLDRKIVLRADGTAVYMTQDIGTAIQRVKDFPDVGGMVYTVGNEQDYHFKVLFLILKKLGFDWAESLYHLSYGMVDLPSGKMKSREGTVVDADDLISEMVDTAAKISDELGKLDGYSDDEKKRLHEMIGLGALKYYILKVDPKKRILFNPEESVDFAGNTGPFIQYTYARIQSIIRKAAFDFSADVEIPVLDPKEKELIKLLQQFPEVIRNAAETHSPALIANYTYELVKEYNSFYQTVPILGTDDLLQKTFRVQLSGKVADTIAAAFALLGIQVPERM